A genomic window from Camelus ferus isolate YT-003-E chromosome X, BCGSAC_Cfer_1.0, whole genome shotgun sequence includes:
- the GPR34 gene encoding probable G-protein coupled receptor 34: MRSHTVTMTTTAVSSWPCSSQEVHFVTNHSVQSPHNFSGASNFTACSMDEKLLSTVLTTFYSVIFILGLVGNIIALYVFLGIHRKRNSIQIYLLNVAIADLLLIFCLPFRIMYHINQNTWTLGVILCKVVGTLFYMNMYISIILLGFISLDRYIKINGSIQQRKAVTTKQSIYVCCTVWIVALAVFLTMIILTLKKGGHNSTMCFHYRDKHNAKGEAIFNFILVVMFWLIFLLIILSYIKIGKNLLRISKRRSKFPNSGKYATTARNSFIVLIIFTVCFVPYHAFRFVYISSQLNVSSCHWKEIIHKTNEIMLVFSSFNSCLDPVMYFLMSSNIRKIMCQLLSRRFQGEASRSESTSEFKPGYSLHDTSAGAKIQPTS; this comes from the coding sequence ATGAGAAGTCACACGGTAACAATGACGACTACTGCAGTCAGCAGCTGGCCTTGCTCCTCCCAGGAAGTGCACTTTGTAACTAATCATAGCGTCCAATCGCCACACAACTTCTCGGGAGCATCCAATTTTACTGCCTGTTCCATGGATGAAAAATTACTCTCTACTGTGTTAACAACATTCTACTCTGTTATTTTCATCCTGGGCCTGGTTGGAAACATAATTGCCCTCTACGTGTTTCTGGGTATCCACCGAAAAAGAAATTCCATTCAGATCTACCTTCTTAATGTAGCCATCGCAGACCTCTTACTTatcttctgcctccctttccgAATAATGTATCACATTAACCAAAACACGTGGACACTAGGTGTGATTCTTTGCAAGGTTGTGGGAACACTATTTTATATGAACATGTATATTAGCATTATTTTGCTTGGATTCATCAGTTTGGATCGCTACATCAAAATTAATGGATCTATACAACAACGGAAGGCAGTAACAACCAAACAGAGTATTTATGTTTGCTGTACAGTATGGATAGTTGCTCTTGCTGTATTTTTAACTATGATTATTTTAACCCTTAAGAAAGGAGGTCATAATTCCACAATGTGTTTCCACTATAGAGATAAGCATAATGCAAAAGGAGAAGCAATTTTTAACTTCATTCTTGTGGTAATGTTCTGGTTAATTTTCCTACTAATAATCCTTTCATATATTAAGATTGGCAAGAATCTATTGAGGATATCTAAAAGGAGGTCAAAATTCCCTAATTCTGGTAAATATGCCACTACAGCCCGGAATTCCTTTATCGTGCTTATCATTTTCACTGTATGTTTCGTTCCCTATCATGCCTTCCGATTTGTCTATATTTCTTCACAGCTAAATGTGTCGTCTTGCCATTGGAAGGAAATCATTCACAAAACCAATGAGATCATGctggttttctcatctttcaatAGTTGTTTAGATCCAGTCATGTATTTCCTGATGTCCAGTAACATTCGCAAAATAATGTGCCAACTTCTTTCTAGACGATTTCAAGGGGAAGCGAGCAGGAGTGAAAGCACTTCAGAATTTAAACCAGGATACTCCCTGCACGATACCTCTGCTGGAGCTAAAATACAGCCTACTTCTTAA